DNA sequence from the Methanofollis formosanus genome:
CACCCTGCGGCCCCGGTCCTCGCCGCCCTCGATGAGAGCGGGTACGACACCTCAGAACTGCAGGCCCTCCTCGACACCGCACAGGAGGCCCGTGAGAACGGAGACTGCGAGACGGCATTCGAGACGATGCAGGAGTTCAGAACCGAATTGAAGACCGCCGTCGATGAAAGCGGCATTGCAGTGGGTTTTGAGAGGTGCGGTTTCAAGCACGGCCACTGCTTCAGGTCTGCCTGAGTGGGGAGAGAGCCCTCCCCCTATTTTTCTGAGAGAGCGTCCCGGAAGTATGCCGGGTTTGCTCATTCACCAGGACAGAAGTACATTTTTTTAGCTCTTTAGAATTCGGCATGAGGCGAGATCACGCCTCAAGCATACGGGATGAATATTTCTCGTCGCTTGCTCTCCCATATTCAGACAGGAAAACTGGTGGAGACCTCGCTCCATCACCGCCCCCACCTATCTTCGATCCGTGGGGGAACGAGCGCTAGCGAGTTCGAGAAGACGAAGTCTTCGCTGAAGACCGAAGGGAGTCGAGACAATCTCCGATTTTCGAGTGTGAGCGGAGCGAACATGAAAAGAACGGCAGGTCTTCGAGCGGCTAGCCCTGCACAGAGATAGTTATCCAGAGGAATTCTAAGTGCTTCGGTTAGAGGGAAGGTTCAATCCTCAGAGAGTTCCGGGCTATGCTCTAAGAGAGCCATTCATCTCAAGTGACGACGAAGCCCCAGATATCACGGCTTTCATCCTCTCACGATACAAGCCCAAGGGCCATCAGCAGCCCCAGGATCACAGGCTGGTGGACGAGGTAGATGAAGAGCGAGTTCCTGCCAAAAAGCGAGAGAAGGCCCGCACACCAGCCGTTCATCTCCGGGAAACAAAAGCGCCGCTTTCCTTCAGGGTAGAGCCAGAACCCGAACCCCATCCCGATGAGGGCCACGCCGAGCCACGGGATGACCGGGACGTAGTCGACGCTGTAGAAGGATGCCGGGTGGACGCCGAGCCAGAGGAGCCAGTACGGACCGTTGATTCCGCTGAGCGGGACGGCGGCGAGGATGAACGCCGCGCCGATGGGGAGGTTCCAGCGGCCGAACCTGAGGAAGAAGGGGGCGACGATGATCGCGAAGCCGATGAGGTGGAGGATCCCGAAGACCACGAAACCGTCGCCGAGGAAGAGCCAGGTGGCGAGGGTGACGAGGAGGCCGTACAGGAAGATCTTCCCGCCGCGGTGCGCGTAGTCGGCCCAGAGCGCCTTCCCCGACAGTCGGTCCCGCCGGCGGGCATAGCTGATCGGAAGCGAGATGCCG
Encoded proteins:
- a CDS encoding heparan-alpha-glucosaminide N-acetyltransferase, which gives rise to MRRPHRTPYPELVTGAFSTHSAGRRFLEIDLLRGVAILMMVLFHFLFDLSFFGIADVEVHTGFWKLFALATASLFIALAGISLPISYARRRDRLSGKALWADYAHRGGKIFLYGLLVTLATWLFLGDGFVVFGILHLIGFAIIVAPFFLRFGRWNLPIGAAFILAAVPLSGINGPYWLLWLGVHPASFYSVDYVPVIPWLGVALIGMGFGFWLYPEGKRRFCFPEMNGWCAGLLSLFGRNSLFIYLVHQPVILGLLMALGLVS